A single region of the Pristis pectinata isolate sPriPec2 chromosome 25, sPriPec2.1.pri, whole genome shotgun sequence genome encodes:
- the LOC127582846 gene encoding Ig-like V-type domain-containing protein FAM187A, giving the protein MRYWKELELNRYKKTIPDVVSCGSAAVPRRYWHTVKKRKAEILIRSCFIPCSTHYPSTEGQKFVFDLFGYTNDKNKTIPKVPVQTHIHSITNPLILACPGARAEQAVAWDKGQRHLYRQEYMMGVNHSMRMYIDHGNHLVFRAFQLNDIGTYFCWRQGQMVAGIRLMVGLPKRIHRNFTDAESIFAMQTILSSFFILTIIFIFIKCIKCFNYYLDCC; this is encoded by the exons ATGAGATATTGGAAGGAATTGGAACTGAACAG ATACAAGAAGACCATACCTGATGTGGTGTCCTGTGGCTCTGCTGCTGTTCCCCGCAGGTACTGGCACACCGTGAAGAAGAGGAAAGCTGAGATCTTGATACGGAGCTGCTTCATACCATGCTCAACACATTACCCCTCCACCGAAGGGCAGAAGTTCGTCTTTGACCTGTTTGGCTACACCAATGACAAGAATAAAACGATTCCCAAAGTCCCAGTGCAGACGCACATCCATTCCATTACAAACCCCTTGATTCTCGCCTGCCCAGGAGCCAGAGCAGAGCAAGCAGTGGCCTGGGACAAGGGGCAACGACACCTCTACAGGCAGGAGTACATGATGGGTGTGAACCACAGCATGAGGATGTACATTGATCATGGCAATCACCTTGTTTTCCGTGccttccagctgaatgacatagGGACCTATTTCTGTTGGAGGCAAGGTCAGATGGTGGCTGGGATTAGGCTGATGGTTGGCCTCCCAAAGAGGATCCATAGAAATTTCACCGATGCCGAGTCCATCTTTGCGATGCAAACAATCCTTAGCTCTTTCTTCATATTGACGATAATATTTATCTTCATCAAGTGCATAAAATGTTTCAATTATTATCTTGATTGTTGTTGA